The Gordonibacter urolithinfaciens genome contains a region encoding:
- a CDS encoding oxidoreductase, whose product MGKIGLMIDYEYCTGCQSCELACKNEHGFPLDKWGIKMMEFGPFEMEEGKLEWNYLPFPTSYCDLCAERVESGGIPTCALHCLANVIEWGPVDELSKKLEDKGSKAVIFLP is encoded by the coding sequence ATGGGCAAGATCGGACTGATGATCGATTACGAATACTGCACCGGCTGCCAGAGCTGCGAGCTGGCCTGCAAGAACGAGCACGGCTTTCCCTTGGACAAGTGGGGCATCAAGATGATGGAATTCGGCCCGTTCGAGATGGAGGAAGGCAAGCTCGAGTGGAACTACCTCCCCTTCCCCACCAGCTACTGCGACCTCTGCGCCGAGCGCGTGGAGTCGGGCGGCATCCCGACCTGTGCGTTGCACTGCCTCGCGAACGTCATAGAATGGGGGCCTGTGGACGAGCTCTCGAAGAAGCTCGAGGATAAGGGCTCGAAGGCGGTGATATTCCTGCCTTGA
- a CDS encoding MFS transporter: MSEKTKISSGQIGVFAALMCMYFIAPTHSAVNVASTGLMSTYGVDANAISYMVSITNLLEIPAAFVIGLVAGRKLSYRACALLATALVFVGGVPTFLGAALPWEGILVTRAILGLGLGCFMPVVLGVISLMFQKESVRATMMSVASVVFNVGMIVTTNVAGILGAISWNLAWGIYLFSLVPFVLCIFLLTPKNVPAVPATDASGEKVKIKLPVSGWVLLVLFLGGIIMSQSLFNLGGATIGAVVDNPAVIGTIFSLFSVGAIASALLFGPAYKFLKAYAIPAFWVVGIVGYVLWYAAHVTGNVPLFYVAIVLAGFGTNTMTVGVPMLLSTFVAPAIVGTVMGFSYVFQNGGGFLASPIDQVVSLVAGADAIMSSVWIFDIVVGILVLVGLVYVAKKASAMKAEAPATDE; encoded by the coding sequence ATGTCCGAGAAAACGAAGATCTCAAGCGGCCAGATTGGAGTGTTCGCCGCGCTCATGTGCATGTACTTCATCGCGCCCACGCACAGCGCCGTGAACGTGGCCTCTACGGGCCTCATGAGCACGTACGGGGTCGATGCGAACGCCATCTCCTATATGGTGTCCATCACCAACCTGCTCGAGATCCCGGCGGCGTTCGTCATCGGCCTGGTGGCGGGGCGCAAGCTCAGTTACCGCGCGTGCGCTCTGCTCGCCACGGCCCTCGTGTTCGTGGGCGGTGTGCCCACCTTCCTGGGCGCCGCGCTGCCGTGGGAGGGCATCCTGGTGACGCGCGCGATACTCGGTTTAGGCCTCGGCTGCTTCATGCCGGTCGTGCTCGGCGTGATCTCGCTCATGTTCCAGAAGGAGTCCGTCCGCGCGACCATGATGAGCGTGGCATCCGTGGTGTTCAACGTCGGTATGATCGTCACCACGAACGTGGCCGGCATCCTGGGTGCCATCTCTTGGAACCTGGCCTGGGGGATCTATCTGTTCTCGCTCGTGCCGTTCGTGCTGTGCATCTTCCTGCTCACGCCGAAGAACGTTCCGGCCGTGCCCGCAACCGATGCGTCGGGCGAGAAGGTGAAGATCAAGCTCCCGGTTTCCGGCTGGGTGCTGCTCGTGCTGTTCCTAGGCGGCATCATCATGAGCCAGTCGCTGTTCAACCTTGGCGGCGCCACCATCGGTGCAGTCGTGGACAACCCTGCCGTGATCGGCACCATCTTCTCGTTGTTCTCGGTCGGTGCCATTGCCTCGGCCCTGCTGTTCGGGCCTGCCTACAAGTTCCTCAAGGCGTATGCCATCCCGGCGTTCTGGGTGGTCGGCATCGTGGGCTATGTGCTGTGGTACGCGGCGCATGTGACGGGCAACGTTCCGCTGTTCTACGTCGCCATCGTCTTGGCGGGCTTCGGCACCAACACCATGACGGTTGGCGTCCCCATGCTGTTGTCCACCTTTGTCGCCCCTGCCATCGTTGGCACAGTCATGGGCTTCAGCTACGTGTTCCAGAACGGCGGCGGCTTCCTGGCCTCTCCCATCGACCAGGTGGTTTCCCTGGTGGCGGGTGCCGACGCCATCATGAGCTCCGTGTGGATCTTCGATATAGTCGTCGGCATCCTGGTGCTCGTGGGCCTCGTCTACGTAGCCAAGAAGGCGAGCGCCATGAAGGCGGAGGCTCCTGCAACCGACGAGTAA
- a CDS encoding 4Fe-4S dicluster domain-containing protein — protein MTHYGLLIDNEYCTGCHSCEVACKNEHDLPLGQWGIKVLELGPWKLMDGKHWEYRYVPVPTSYCDLCADRVEAGERPSCVHHCLASAMEYGTLEELAVKLGGKGKMASIFVP, from the coding sequence ATGACGCACTACGGTCTTCTGATAGACAACGAGTACTGCACCGGGTGCCACTCCTGCGAAGTGGCGTGCAAGAACGAGCACGACCTGCCGCTGGGGCAGTGGGGCATCAAGGTGCTGGAGTTGGGCCCTTGGAAGCTCATGGACGGCAAGCACTGGGAGTACCGCTACGTCCCCGTGCCCACGTCGTACTGCGATCTCTGCGCCGATCGGGTGGAGGCGGGCGAGCGGCCCAGCTGCGTGCACCACTGCCTGGCGAGCGCCATGGAGTACGGCACGCTGGAGGAGCTTGCCGTGAAGCTGGGGGGCAAGGGCAAGATGGCCTCCATCTTCGTTCCTTGA
- a CDS encoding molybdopterin-dependent oxidoreductase gives MPTLHFNEHASPACTELGDGTRVYRTCSAGIGCHNLGCGLKVHVRDGRLVKVEGDEENPISKGRLCVRCLTAKEYYYHKDRLLHPLKRAREDRGRDVWERISWDEALETIVEAYRRTVDEHGIDAVSVWCGTGREASQIHFQMANDVFGTVNAVHPNSGWSCIVPRMAAMLWTMGSSYIEADNAVGFPERYDDPRWECPKYVLVWGRDPLRSNPDGLFGHSLVEMMKRGARLVVADPRVNWLATRAEVHLQLRPGTDGALALGLLNVVIGEDLYDHDFVERWCYGFEQLADRVRAYPVERVAEITEVDAADIRAAARCVAQSPSSLSMGLAVDQNPNTLQIGHALLSLFAITGNMDVPGGCFMGLPPIFAGMAENAPAAEAAGEPEGLAKFGNVGVEPLGHDRYPAMSAIVNTTHPDATLDALETGAPCKIRFAYAFGHNTLACMVPQPQRWYEAMRDIDFIAVADLFMTPTIMGLADIVLPASTFFEKQGYVSNNNASQPGQLGAIVPVLEPMGECRADLEIMLELHRRLYPASVKPGWASPSDFIDGQLAKMRGVDATYGELSEQIIGQYEIEYRKYEKGLLRSDGQPGFNTPTGRIELYSTVLENLSDDPLPYYLEPKFSALSRPDLAKAYPLTLTTGARRFTSFHSENRQIETLREIHPWPTVELHPETARRLGITEGARVYVENHLGRAKLAAHLTPIVKEGVVSCDHGWWLPESDPENLFDVFEVNVNQLVPHEENGPLGFGTHYKSMPCKVYRAE, from the coding sequence ATGCCAACATTGCATTTCAACGAGCACGCCTCGCCGGCGTGCACGGAGCTCGGGGACGGCACGCGGGTGTACCGAACGTGCTCGGCCGGCATCGGTTGCCATAACCTGGGCTGCGGCCTCAAAGTGCACGTGAGGGACGGCAGGCTGGTCAAGGTGGAGGGCGACGAGGAGAACCCCATCAGCAAGGGCCGGCTGTGCGTGCGCTGCCTGACGGCTAAGGAATACTACTACCACAAGGACCGGCTCCTCCATCCGCTCAAGCGTGCCCGCGAGGACCGGGGCCGCGACGTCTGGGAGCGCATAAGCTGGGACGAAGCACTTGAGACCATCGTGGAGGCATATCGCAGGACCGTCGACGAGCACGGCATCGACGCCGTGAGCGTGTGGTGCGGAACGGGCCGAGAGGCGAGCCAGATACACTTCCAGATGGCCAACGACGTGTTCGGCACGGTCAACGCCGTGCATCCCAACAGCGGCTGGTCGTGCATCGTCCCGCGCATGGCCGCCATGCTCTGGACCATGGGAAGCTCCTATATCGAGGCCGACAACGCCGTTGGATTCCCCGAGCGCTACGACGACCCTCGCTGGGAATGCCCGAAGTACGTGCTGGTATGGGGCCGCGACCCGCTGCGCTCGAACCCCGACGGCCTGTTCGGCCACTCGCTCGTGGAGATGATGAAGCGCGGCGCGCGTCTCGTGGTGGCCGATCCGCGGGTGAACTGGCTTGCCACGCGCGCCGAGGTGCACCTGCAGCTGCGGCCCGGCACCGATGGCGCGCTTGCGCTGGGGCTTCTGAACGTGGTCATAGGCGAGGACCTCTACGACCACGACTTCGTCGAGCGCTGGTGCTACGGGTTCGAGCAGCTTGCCGACCGGGTGCGCGCGTACCCGGTCGAGCGGGTCGCCGAGATCACGGAGGTGGATGCCGCCGACATCAGGGCGGCGGCCCGCTGCGTGGCCCAAAGCCCCTCGTCGCTTTCCATGGGGCTCGCGGTCGACCAAAACCCCAACACCCTCCAGATCGGCCATGCGCTGCTGTCGCTCTTCGCCATAACCGGCAACATGGACGTGCCCGGCGGCTGCTTCATGGGCCTGCCCCCCATCTTCGCCGGTATGGCCGAGAACGCGCCGGCCGCCGAAGCGGCAGGCGAGCCTGAGGGCCTTGCCAAGTTCGGCAACGTGGGCGTCGAGCCGCTCGGGCACGATCGCTACCCCGCCATGAGCGCTATCGTCAACACGACCCATCCCGATGCCACGCTCGACGCGCTGGAGACGGGTGCGCCCTGCAAGATACGCTTCGCCTACGCATTCGGGCACAACACCCTCGCCTGCATGGTGCCGCAGCCCCAGCGGTGGTACGAGGCCATGCGCGATATCGACTTCATCGCCGTTGCGGACCTGTTCATGACCCCTACCATCATGGGCCTCGCCGACATAGTGCTTCCGGCGTCAACGTTCTTCGAGAAGCAGGGCTATGTGTCGAACAACAACGCCTCGCAGCCCGGGCAGCTGGGCGCCATCGTGCCCGTGCTGGAGCCGATGGGCGAATGCCGAGCCGATCTGGAGATCATGCTCGAGCTGCACCGCCGCCTGTACCCGGCGAGCGTGAAGCCCGGTTGGGCCTCGCCGTCGGACTTCATCGACGGCCAGCTGGCGAAGATGCGCGGCGTGGATGCCACGTACGGCGAACTGAGCGAGCAGATCATCGGCCAGTACGAGATCGAGTACCGCAAGTACGAGAAGGGGCTGCTGCGCTCGGACGGCCAGCCGGGCTTCAACACGCCCACGGGCCGCATCGAGCTGTACTCGACCGTGCTCGAGAACCTAAGCGACGACCCGCTGCCGTACTACCTCGAACCAAAGTTCAGCGCCTTGTCGCGACCTGACCTCGCGAAAGCCTACCCGCTGACGCTCACGACGGGTGCCCGCCGCTTCACCTCGTTCCACTCCGAGAACCGTCAGATAGAGACGCTGCGCGAGATCCATCCCTGGCCTACCGTGGAACTGCATCCCGAGACCGCGCGAAGGCTCGGCATAACCGAGGGCGCCCGGGTGTACGTGGAGAACCATCTGGGCCGGGCGAAGCTGGCTGCCCACCTCACGCCCATCGTGAAGGAGGGCGTGGTGAGCTGCGACCACGGCTGGTGGCTACCCGAATCCGACCCCGAGAACCTGTTCGACGTGTTCGAGGTGAACGTCAACCAGCTCGTTCCCCACGAGGAGAACGGGCCGCTCGGGTTCGGCACGCATTACAAGAGCATGCCCTGCAAGGTCTACCGGGCTGAATAA
- a CDS encoding 4Fe-4S dicluster domain-containing protein, which produces MKVFVIDVAKCSGCYNCQIACKDEHCGNDWPPYAKPQPETGHFWMRVKQEEHGQVPKVRVEYTPWPCMHCEDPKCGRVAPDAVDVRDDGLVIIDPERAVGRRELVDACPYGAVFYNEELDVPQKCTGCAHLVDEGKLPHCVDLCATGALRFGDEEEFADELPHAETYLLEEGCRPRVFYLNRPHLFLAGDVWDPACDEIVEGARVTLAMPDGTVRKTVTDDFGDFYFRKLDEGVYDVAVEADGYRPVERRGIELKKSLNLGDFALVRA; this is translated from the coding sequence ATGAAGGTATTCGTGATAGACGTGGCCAAGTGCAGCGGCTGCTACAACTGCCAGATAGCCTGCAAGGACGAACACTGCGGGAACGATTGGCCGCCGTACGCGAAACCGCAACCGGAGACCGGACACTTCTGGATGCGAGTGAAGCAGGAAGAGCACGGACAGGTGCCCAAGGTACGGGTGGAGTACACGCCCTGGCCCTGCATGCACTGCGAGGATCCGAAGTGCGGGCGGGTGGCTCCGGACGCCGTGGACGTACGCGACGACGGTCTTGTCATCATCGATCCCGAACGCGCTGTGGGCCGTCGGGAGTTGGTGGATGCCTGCCCGTACGGGGCCGTGTTCTATAACGAGGAGCTCGATGTACCGCAGAAATGCACGGGCTGCGCCCACCTGGTTGATGAGGGAAAACTGCCGCACTGCGTCGATTTGTGCGCCACGGGCGCGTTGCGCTTCGGTGACGAGGAGGAGTTCGCCGACGAGTTACCCCATGCGGAAACCTATCTGCTCGAAGAGGGGTGCAGGCCGCGGGTCTTCTACCTCAACCGGCCCCATCTGTTCCTTGCCGGCGATGTGTGGGATCCAGCCTGCGACGAGATCGTGGAGGGTGCCCGCGTGACGCTTGCAATGCCCGACGGCACCGTGCGTAAGACCGTCACCGATGATTTTGGTGACTTTTACTTTCGCAAGCTCGACGAGGGCGTCTACGACGTTGCCGTGGAGGCAGACGGATACCGGCCGGTTGAAAGGAGGGGCATCGAGCTGAAGAAGAGCCTGAATCTGGGCGATTTCGCGCTCGTACGCGCTTAA